AATTCCATAGGCTCGACGCGCCACTTTTCCCCGCCCAAGTTGAATTTCCACGCTTTAACTTTTCTCAAAACTGTTTAAGCTAGGGTATCAAATTGTGGTGATATTGGGAATTGGGAACAATTGAAAATTTTTGATTTTTAATTCGGTTCTGATGTTCTAGGGTTTATTTTTATTGGCATAATTAGCACCTGTATAACCTGTGGCTACCCAAATAACTGCCCTAGCACCATCCCGAAGAGATTTTTCAATCGGTTCTGGTGAATTTTCTGAAGGAACTGATAGGGGTTTAAAATTCATGCCTCGACTACCTAAAACAATTTCACCAACGATGCAAGCACGACGCATATGAAAGTCAGATGTAATTAAATAAACACTTTTGATGCCACGAGATTGCAATTCATCCACTGTAGTAGTAAAATTAGTAACTGTGTCTACAGCTTCATAGTCTAAATTTAAACGCTGGGTATCAACTCCTGCATTGGCAAATATTTTTTTAGTATGCTGCGGTGGACTGCCTCCAGAAATCCAAATAGGTATATTGGGATATTGGCGAGCTAATTTGGCTGTAAACTTTTCTCTTTCTAGTAAGCGAGTAGAACCGCCCAAAACTAAGATTGCTTGTGGTTGTACAAATTGGTTTTGTACTGCTTTGCACCCCCACCAGATAAATAAGGGTAGGAGACAAGCCATAACCCTCACAGATTTCCCTGTCAAAAGTAGCTTATTCAAGGCTCTATAGGTATGTCTATTCGGACTAGAGTTTTCTTTAAAAATCAGCACAATAACGCACAGGGATGATGGTTAGTATAAGTTTTTGCGAACTATGTCTAGAAAAAAGTTGTAACGTTGCGATCATAGTAAGTAGGTGAACACAATAAAACCAAACTGTGTAAAGAAATGTAAAATCGCCCAAACCCTCTTCACTCTTGCCTCTTGCCTCTTGCCTTTTGCCTTGCCATAACGACAATTTTCAACGCTCACCTACTTAACTGAATCCACGTCGCTGTAATTTCTGCCATATCCTAAACTATCTGAGAAAATTAATCAAAGGTGTCTCACCATTCATTGACAACATAATTTTTAGGTTTACTATAAGACTTAACACGCCTAAGAATTTTAATTAGTGCAACTGCTTGCTATATGTGACAATGATTTATTTGTTTTCACAAACATAATTTTCAATTCTTAATGAATACAATCAGGAAAGAATACATAAATCTTTATATTTACCTTCGAGGCGATCGCTTTTGCTAGTAATATTAAGGAATATGAATTAAATAAAGTGCAAAAGTAGGGTGTGTTAGCGACAGCGTAACGCACCATTTCAGGTTAAGTCAGAATTGCAGGTTATTAAATTTGCGTTCCTAAGGGACTTCCAGGAAATAAATTATCCCAATAAATAAATGAACAAACGAACCACAGAGGCACAGAGTACACAGAGAGAGAAGAAATAGGGAGGGTTTTTGCGTTAGTTTTGGGACATTTTTTTATTTGGAAGTCTCTAAGTGGCTAGTACCGCAGGGCGGAAGTCAAAAGTCAAAAGTCAAAACTAATATACAGTAAGCTTTTTGGCGATTGAATATGGTTGCTTTATTTACGCCGTGATGTACTAGTTAGAGACTTCCAAGAAATAAATTATCCTAAGAAACGAACCACAGAGGCACAGAGTACACAGAGAGAGAATTTCTGCATCAGTTTTGGGACATTTTTTTATTTGAAAGTCTCTTAGAGGGTGTTTGAAAAGTTATGGTTGATGTATCAAATATTTTTTACCCCACCCTAACCCTCCCCTTGTAAAGGGGAGGGAACTGGATTTTTATTGTTTCCCCCCTTTACAAGGGGAAAGGGGGGTAGCAATGTGATGAAAATTACGGAATAACACTTTTCAAACATCCTCTTAGGTAAATTGTCAGAAATGGCTATAGCTTGCGTGACGACGGAGGAGTGATACGCCATGCTTCGCTATCAGGATGTGCAGGATTAAAGGATGTACAGGATCAAAACAAAGATTTTATGAGCCATTGGCGGAAATTATCATGATAGAATTTGTAGGTGGTTGAGTCAGAAATAGTTTCTATTTGCAAGAACTCTAACCAATTTTCTAATAATTCTTCAATATCATATTCATCAGTATTTAGGAAATTGGCCATATCTGTAACTGATATGGGTTGTGTTGTCTGGGATAAAACTTGCAACACTGCTAGGGGAAAATCTTCATATTGAGAACCCAGCATTTTTTCTAAATGTTGTTGGTAATAGGTTTCTAATAGTGGTGGAAATAATGTTCCTATTTGGGAAGGTTGGGGATAAAAATTATTAGTAATAGCAGCTAAAATTTGACTAACATACATAAAATTATTTTCGCTGCGGTTGGTTAAATTAGTCATAAATTCTGCTTCATTTATTTGGTGGGTATTTAACCAGGATTTGATTGACCTCTCCCCCAACCCCTCTCCTGCGAGGAGAGGGGAGTTAGACAAGTTTTTTTCCTCTATTTCTGTAATAGGAGAAGGGGAGTTAGAAGCATCTTGTTCCCCCATTCCCTCGTAGGGAAGGGGGGTGAGGGGGGTTAGGTTTCTCCGAATATAATTTTGAATATCCTGTTTATTTTCCTGTGGATAATCTGCTAAATGCAAACTTTGCACCGGTGCTTCAATTAATAAACCGGAATTACTGGATAAAAACGGACGACGGGTTAGGAGAAAATACACCCCTTGGGGAATGTAGCGGGGAAGATAAAAAATATTTGTTCCTGGTGGTTGTAATTGGGAATTGATGCAATTTAAACTATCAATGGCAATAATTAATTTTTGATTTGGTTGTAAACTGTCGCTGATTTGTTGGAGAAGCAATGATAAAAACCAACTTCCCTCTGTTGCGTTATCGGGTAAATTTGGCAGAGATATTTGATCAAATGTGGCGATAATTTGAGAACATATATATTTGAGAAATTCTTCAGCGTGATTTTTCCCCTCTAGTTCAGCGTTGTAATAAATTACCTGGCGATTTTCTGGGGGATTGTTTTGATTAATATATTGAGCAATAATTGCACTTTTACCGCTACCGGGTAGACCGATAATAGTGAAATAACCCCGGTTGTAGCGATTGAGAAAATTATGAATCGCAGTAAACACGAAATTACGACCGATAAAATTCGCGCTTTTTTGGTGAATTATGGCTGCAAATTCTTGGTGATTAACTATGGAATTATTCATAGTTGGTGGTCTGGGTGATAAACTCATCATTTCATGCTCCCGGATTTTCCCACTTTAAAAAATGCACCATTCCCCCAGCGTCACCCGCAATAATTGTTAACCCATTTGGTGTAACTGCACAGGAATGAAAGTCAGCGTCACCACTAAAAGTAGCTATTTCCACCCCTGTCTCTAAATTCCACACCTTCACAGTATTGTCATCAAAACCAGAAATCACCCGTTTTCCGTCTGCTGTCACTGCTACTGCTAGTACATAACCACTATGACCTGAGAGGGTCAACTGTTCCTCCCCTGTCTCTAAATTCCACACCTTCACAGTATTGTCCGAAGAACCAGAAATCACCCGTTTTCCGTCTGCTGTCACTGCTACTGCTAGTACATAACCACTATGACCTGAGAGGGTCAACTGTTCCTCCCCTGTCTCTAAATTCCACACCTTCACAGTATTGTCCGAAGAACCAGAAATCACCCGTTTTCCGTCTGCTGTCACTGCTACTGCTAGTACATAACTACTATGACCTGAGAGGGTCAACTGTTCCTCCCCTGTCTCTAAATTCCACACCTTCACAGTTTTGTCAGATGAACCAGAAATCACCCGTTTTCCATCTGCTGTCACTGCTACTGCTTGTACCGAATCACTATGACCTGAGAGGGTCAACTGTTCCTCCCCTGTCTCTAAATTCCACACCTTCACAGTTTTGTCAGATGAACCAGAAATCACCCGTTTTCCGTCTGCTGTCACTGCTACTGCTCGTACCCAATGACTATGACCTGAGAGGGTGCGGAGTAACCTTCCTCCCGCTTGGGTGAGACTGGGGGTGAGGGGACGCAACCAAGGGAGAGGGTGAGTTTGTTGTGCTTGGGTTAATAGTGTTTGCATTGCTGGGGTGTTGATGGTTTGTAACCTTCCCCATAATTGACTTACTAATTGTTGTTTATCCTGGGTGACAATATGTGCAGACAGTCGCAAAGCACTTTGAATATATTTTAAGGTTTTGCTTTGGTCTGGGTGGGTTGCGGTTTGGGTAGCATCTAATAAATCATAATCTTCAATTAAGGCTTGGATACCAAAGTCAGGATGATTGATTTTGTTAGATATGAATTGATAATCTGTGAGGGTTTGGAAATATTTGGTTAAGTTACCGGAGTTTACCAAATTATAAGGAAATTTACCCAAATAAGCTTTTTGGGAATAGGATTTATCTGATAATGATTTTTTGTTAGTTGCTGGCATAAGA
The DNA window shown above is from Anabaena sp. WA102 and carries:
- a CDS encoding YdcF family protein — its product is MACLLPLFIWWGCKAVQNQFVQPQAILVLGGSTRLLEREKFTAKLARQYPNIPIWISGGSPPQHTKKIFANAGVDTQRLNLDYEAVDTVTNFTTTVDELQSRGIKSVYLITSDFHMRRACIVGEIVLGSRGMNFKPLSVPSENSPEPIEKSLRDGARAVIWVATGYTGANYANKNKP
- a CDS encoding ATP-binding protein; amino-acid sequence: MMSLSPRPPTMNNSIVNHQEFAAIIHQKSANFIGRNFVFTAIHNFLNRYNRGYFTIIGLPGSGKSAIIAQYINQNNPPENRQVIYYNAELEGKNHAEEFLKYICSQIIATFDQISLPNLPDNATEGSWFLSLLLQQISDSLQPNQKLIIAIDSLNCINSQLQPPGTNIFYLPRYIPQGVYFLLTRRPFLSSNSGLLIEAPVQSLHLADYPQENKQDIQNYIRRNLTPLTPLPYEGMGEQDASNSPSPITEIEEKNLSNSPLLAGEGLGERSIKSWLNTHQINEAEFMTNLTNRSENNFMYVSQILAAITNNFYPQPSQIGTLFPPLLETYYQQHLEKMLGSQYEDFPLAVLQVLSQTTQPISVTDMANFLNTDEYDIEELLENWLEFLQIETISDSTTYKFYHDNFRQWLIKSLF
- a CDS encoding WD40 repeat domain-containing protein, whose product is MPATNKKSLSDKSYSQKAYLGKFPYNLVNSGNLTKYFQTLTDYQFISNKINHPDFGIQALIEDYDLLDATQTATHPDQSKTLKYIQSALRLSAHIVTQDKQQLVSQLWGRLQTINTPAMQTLLTQAQQTHPLPWLRPLTPSLTQAGGRLLRTLSGHSHWVRAVAVTADGKRVISGSSDKTVKVWNLETGEEQLTLSGHSDSVQAVAVTADGKRVISGSSDKTVKVWNLETGEEQLTLSGHSSYVLAVAVTADGKRVISGSSDNTVKVWNLETGEEQLTLSGHSGYVLAVAVTADGKRVISGSSDNTVKVWNLETGEEQLTLSGHSGYVLAVAVTADGKRVISGFDDNTVKVWNLETGVEIATFSGDADFHSCAVTPNGLTIIAGDAGGMVHFLKWENPGA